From Triticum urartu cultivar G1812 chromosome 2, Tu2.1, whole genome shotgun sequence, a single genomic window includes:
- the LOC125534206 gene encoding uncharacterized protein LOC125534206 — MAPLFHVEALLPSSISPKIDSILHSHIYPQVGHVFRAVARFRALLVDVILSKKKTAAARAGSGGYGYYGRSTKRSRGKKRTSKIAGFVKMHFVGSSVPARARDRLEASRAPCYSSYYDYEYSAAWNAVVPATPAAVEEEVVEVCDDTAECGYLCWLEEETSSGGTPAGEGEGEASPAVNEIDKLAEKFIARFHAKFLLEKQESYRRYQEMIARSI; from the coding sequence ATGGCTCCACTGTTCCACGTGGAGGCTCTTCTCCCGAGCTCGATCTCACCCAAGATCGACTCCATCCTCCACTCCCACATCTACCCGCAGGTAGGTCACGTCTTCCGCGCCGTCGCCAGGTTCAGGGCCCTGCTCGTCGACGTGATACTCAGCAAGAAGAAGACGGCCGCCGCGAGAGCTGGCAGCGGCGGGTACGGCTACTACGGCCGCTCGACGAAGAGGAGCCGCGGCAAGAAGCGGACGAGCAAGATCGCCGGCTTCGTGAAGATGCATTTCGTCGGCTCCTCCGTCCCGGCTCGGGCGAGGGATCGGCTGGAGGCCAGCCGCGCGCCCTGCTATTCTTCGTACTACGACTACGAGTACTCGGCGGCGTGGAACGCTGTGGTTCCAGCGACGCCGGCGGCCGTGGAGGAGGAGGTCGTGGAGGTGTGCGACGACACGGCGGAGTGCGGGTACCTGTGTTGGCTGGAGGAGGAGACGTCGTCGGGTGGCACGCCGgcgggcgagggcgagggcgaggctAGTCCGGCGGTGAACGAGATCGACAAGCTGGCGGAGAAGTTCATCGCGAGGTTCCACGCAAAGTTCTTACTGGAGAAGCAGGAGTCGTACCGGAGGTACCAGGAGATGATCGCCAGGAGCATATGA